A window of Mycolicibacterium madagascariense genomic DNA:
CCGGCCCAGCACGTCGGCCGCCACCCGCAACCCCAACCCGAAGCGCTCGGCGGCGTCGCGGGTGGTGAATGGCCCGCGGGTGCGGGCGTAGCGGCCGAGCAGTTCGCCGAGTGGATCGGCCACCGTCTCGGTGAAGCTGGCCGGGACGCCGACGGGCACCGCGATGCCGACGCCGTCGCGCAACAACCCGACGTCCTCGATGGCCACCCACCACATCGCCCCGGCGAACGAGACGGTCAGAGCGCGCCGGGCCGCGTACAGCCCCTCCAGCCAGCCGTTGACGTCGTCGGCCGTCGACCGTTGCGCCACTTCGTCTTCGGTGAGCGGGCCGAGCATCCGCAGCAGGTCGGCCACACCCTCGGCGTCGCGCACCTTCCTGTCCTCGGCCAGGTGCTGCAGCTGCGCGACGGTCGACTCGATGACGCGCTGGTCGAGCAGCTCGCGCAATTCGACGCGGCCCAGCAGTTCGGCGAGCAGCGTGCTGTCCAGCGACAGCGCCGCGGCCCTGCGCTCGGCCAGCGGGCTGTCGCCCTCGTACATGAAGGCGCCCACGTACCCGAACAGCAGGGAGGCCGCGAACGGCGACGGCGTGGGCGTCTCCACCTCGAGGATGCGAATGCTGCGCTGCGCCACGCGACTCATCAGCTCACGCAGCATTGGCACGTCGTAGACGTCCTGCAGGCACTCCCGCACGGTCTCCAGCACGATCGGGAAGTCCGGGTACTTACGCGCGATGTCGAGTAGCTGCGCGGCCCGCTGGCGCTGATGCCACAGCGGGGACCGCTTGCCCGGATGGCGCCGCGGCAGCAGCAGGGCGCGCGCCGCGCACTCCCTGAACCGGGCCGCGAACAGCGCCGAGCCGCCGACCTCGTCGGTGACGATGGGGTCGATCTCGTCGGCCTCGAAGACGAACAGTTCGGCGCCGGGGGGTGTGTCCTCGGTGTCGGGCAGCCGCACGATGATGCCGTCGTCGGACGCGGTCGGCTTCTCGTCGATGCCGTAGCGCTCCCGCAGCCGACGGGCCACCGCGAGCGCGAGCGGCCCATGCACACGCAGACCGTAGGGCGAGTGCAGGATGACCCGCCAGTCGCCGAGCTCGTCGCGGAAGCGTTCGACGATGAACGTGGTGTCGGTGGGAACGGTCCCGGTGGCCTCGCGCTGATCGGCGATGAGTTGCCACAGGTTGTCGGTGGCGAAGTCGTTGAAGCCCATCGTGTGGCAGCGCTCGTCGAACTCGCGGCGGCCCAATCCGGCCAGCACGCCGGTGAACTCGCCGATCGCGGCGCCGAGCTCCGCGGGTCTGCCCACGCTGTCACCGCGCCAGAACGGCAGCCGGGCGGGCTGGCCCGGCGCCGGGAGGACGAGCACGCGGTCGTGGGTGATCTCGGTGATCCGCCAGCTGGTCGCGCCGAGGGCGATGACGTCGCCCGGCCGCGACTCGTAGACCATTTCTTCGTCGAGTTCGCCGACGCGAGAAGGCTTGTCGGTGTCCGCCGACGAGGCCAGGTACACCGTGAACAGACCGCGGTCGGGGATCGCACCGCCGGAGGTGACTGCGAGCCGCTGGGCGCCGGGGCGTGCGGTGAGGGTGCCCGCGTCGCGGTCGTACACCAGCCGTGGCCGCAGCTCGGCGAACTCGGTCGAGGGGTACTTCCCGCTCAGGAGGTCGAGGGTGGCCTCGAACGCGCTGCGCGGCAGCGTGGCGAACGGTGCGCTGCGCCGGATCGCGTCGAACCAGCGGTCGGCGTCGAGCGGTTCGAGGGCTGCGGCGGCGACGGTGTGCTGTGCCAGGACGTCGAGCGGGTTGGTGGGCACCTTCATGGTCTCGATCTCGCCGGCCAGCATGCGCTGCACCGTGACCGCGCAGTCGATCAGATCGGTGCGGTGCTTGGGGAACAGCACTCCCTGGCTGACCTCGCCGACCTGGTGGCCCGCGCGGCCGATGCGCTGCAGGCCGCTCGCGACCGAGGGGGGCGACTCCACCTGGATGACGAGGTCCACCGCGCCCATGTCGATGCCGAGTTCGAGGCTCGAGGTGGCGACGACCGCCTTGAGCCTGCCGGTCTTGAGGTCCTCCTCGACGAGCGCGCGCTGCTCCTTGCTGATCGAGCCGTGATGCGCCTTGGCCAGCAGCGGCTCGGCGCCGAGGGCGACGCCGCTGCCCATCACCTGTGCCGGCGCGCCGCCACCCACCTTCGGGTTGGGGGTCTCGGTGACCTCACCGCCGAGGCGTTCGGCGTGAATCTCGTTGAGGCGCGCGGTGAGTCGCTCGGCCAGCCGCCGCGAGTTGGCGAACACGATCGACGATCGGTGCGACTCGATGAGGTCGACGATGCGTTCCTCGACGTCGGGCCAGATGCTGTTGTTCTCCAGGTTGGCCATGTCGGGCACCGGCACGTGCACCGACAGGTCGAAGGTCTTGGCGGCCATCGGGGCCACGATGGTCGTCTTCGCCTGGCCCGACAGGAACCTCGCCACCTCCTCCGGCGGCCGCACGGTCGCCGAGAGGCCGATCCGCTGGGCCGGGACGTCCAGCAGCTGATCGAGCCGCTCCAGCGACAGCGCGAGGTGGGCGCCGCGCTTGGTCGCCGCGACGGCGTGCACCTCGTCGACGATCACGGTCCGCACCTCGGCCAGCGTCTCCCGCGCCGCCGAGGTCAGCATGAGGAACAGCGACTCGGGGGTGGTGATGAGGATGTCGGGCGGGCGGGCGATCATCTCGCGACGGCGGTTCGGCGGGGTGTCACCGGAGCGGACCCCGACGGTGATGCTGGGCGCAGGGACGCCGCGGCGGTGGGCGACGCGGCCGATGCCCGTCAGCGGCGTGCTCAGGTTGCGCTCGACGTCGACGGCCAGCGCCTTGAGCGGGGAGACGTAGAGGACCTTCGTGCCCTTGCCCGTCGACCCGGTGGCCTCCGGCGGTTCGGCTGCGGCCAACCGGTCGATCGCCCAGAGGAACGCGGCGAGGGTCTTTCCGGAGCCCGTCGGGGCCACGACCAGGGTGTTCTCGCCATTGGCGATGGCCTCCCACGCCTCGGTCTGGGCGGCCGTCGGCGCGGAGAACGTCCCCGTGAACCACTCCCGCGTCAGCTCACTGAAGCGGGCCAGGGGTGGGGCGGTGCGACTGGCCATGCCGCCATACTGCCCGCACCCACCGACAAGCCCGTCCGGGTCTACTGCGGCGTGGGGATTCCCGGCATCCGGGCCACGGCGTCGAGCAGGGCGTGGGCGCACGTGTCGGCGACGGTGCCGGCATCGATCGTCGGGTCGACGACGCGCTGCCGGCACATCTCGAAGGTGAAGGCCAGCCAGCCGTAGACGACCACCCGCAGGTCGCGTCGAGCGTCGGCGTCGAGCGGCTCGTCGAGCACGCCGGTGATGCGGTCGACGATGCGGTTGGCCTGGCGGTCGTTGTCGACGTCGTCGATGCCGCGCAGCACCGGGTCCGAACGGCCCATGCCCATGTAAGCGGCCCAGGCGCCGTGCGGATGCGCCTCGTCGTAGTGCAGGTAGGCCAGCACGCCCGCGCGGATCTGCTCGAAGAGACCCTGCCCGGGCTGCGGGGGAGTGTTGGTGGCCGCGAAGAGCCGCTCGCCCTCGGCCCGCACGACGGCGGCGAAGAACGCCCGCTTGTCGGGGAAGTAGTGGTACATCAGGGCTCGCGAGACTCCGGCGCGCTCGGCGATCTCGTCGATGCGGACCTCGTCGTAGGGCCGCTGTCCGAAGACCTCGGCGCCCAGCGTCAAGAGTTCGCTGCGCCGATCCTCCGGCGACAGCCGCCGCCGGGACGACGCGCCGCGGGCGCGAAGGGCATCCTGGTCGGCCACCCCGGCAGTCTAGTGAGGGCGTCCGCTCAGCCGAGCGTGCCCTGGTAGCGGCGCATGCCCGCGATCCAGCGCTCGTAGTCGCTGCCCTTGTGGCGGTACATGTCGAGGACGGCCGGATGCGGCAGCACCAGGAACCGACCGTCCTCGATGGCCTGGACCGTCAGTTCGGCGACCCGATCGGGTCCGATGATCTCGCCCGCCCCGGCGACGGCCGCGCCCGCCATCCGCGCCGTGGGGTCCTCGGCGTTGATGACGTCGTTCAGCAGGGGCGTGTCGACGCCCATCGGGCAGACGCACGACACGCCGATTCCCTTGTCGCCGTAAGTGATCGACAACCATTCGGCGAAGCCGACGGCCGCGTGCTTGGTCACGGAGTAGCCGGCGGCGCCGAGCTGGGTCAGCAGCCCCGCGGCCGACGCGACGCCGACGAAGTGGCCCGCACCCCGCTGCAGCCATTCCGGCACCAGGGCCTTGGCCGCCCGCACGTGGGCGCGCAGGTTCACGTCGATGATCGCGTCCCAGTCGGCCTCGTCGTCCCCGAGGCCCGGCGCGCCCATGATCCCGGCGTTGGCGACGTAGACGTCGACGGGTCCGAATCGTTCACGCGCACAAGCGATCAGCGTGGCGATGCCCTCGGTCGTGGCGGCGTCGGCGCCGACTCCCACCGCCGCGCCGCCCGCGTCGACGATGCTCGCGGCCGTCTCCTCGACACCGGTCGCGGCGAGGTCGCCCGCCACCACGGAGGCGCCGGAGGCGGCCAGCGCCGTGGCGATGGCCCGCCCGATTCCCGAACCGGCCCCGGTGACGACGGCGACGCTGCCCGTGATGTGCATGGACCCTGTCTACCGCACGGGCGTGGACGCGCCGCCCTCCGGCGCCAGGACCCGCTCCAACCCGGCGATGACGACCGTCAGATCGAACTCGAGCTGGCCGTGGTCGGGGGTCTGGCCCTCGCGGGAGGCGAGCACCTCGCGCAGGACGGGAAAGTCGTCGGATGCCGCGCCCTGCAGCGCGCTGACCACCTCGGGCACGTTCGGGTGCACGCGGTTCTGGGCGACGAGGACCGC
This region includes:
- a CDS encoding TetR/AcrR family transcriptional regulator, whose translation is MADQDALRARGASSRRRLSPEDRRSELLTLGAEVFGQRPYDEVRIDEIAERAGVSRALMYHYFPDKRAFFAAVVRAEGERLFAATNTPPQPGQGLFEQIRAGVLAYLHYDEAHPHGAWAAYMGMGRSDPVLRGIDDVDNDRQANRIVDRITGVLDEPLDADARRDLRVVVYGWLAFTFEMCRQRVVDPTIDAGTVADTCAHALLDAVARMPGIPTPQ
- a CDS encoding ATP-dependent helicase, producing MASRTAPPLARFSELTREWFTGTFSAPTAAQTEAWEAIANGENTLVVAPTGSGKTLAAFLWAIDRLAAAEPPEATGSTGKGTKVLYVSPLKALAVDVERNLSTPLTGIGRVAHRRGVPAPSITVGVRSGDTPPNRRREMIARPPDILITTPESLFLMLTSAARETLAEVRTVIVDEVHAVAATKRGAHLALSLERLDQLLDVPAQRIGLSATVRPPEEVARFLSGQAKTTIVAPMAAKTFDLSVHVPVPDMANLENNSIWPDVEERIVDLIESHRSSIVFANSRRLAERLTARLNEIHAERLGGEVTETPNPKVGGGAPAQVMGSGVALGAEPLLAKAHHGSISKEQRALVEEDLKTGRLKAVVATSSLELGIDMGAVDLVIQVESPPSVASGLQRIGRAGHQVGEVSQGVLFPKHRTDLIDCAVTVQRMLAGEIETMKVPTNPLDVLAQHTVAAAALEPLDADRWFDAIRRSAPFATLPRSAFEATLDLLSGKYPSTEFAELRPRLVYDRDAGTLTARPGAQRLAVTSGGAIPDRGLFTVYLASSADTDKPSRVGELDEEMVYESRPGDVIALGATSWRITEITHDRVLVLPAPGQPARLPFWRGDSVGRPAELGAAIGEFTGVLAGLGRREFDERCHTMGFNDFATDNLWQLIADQREATGTVPTDTTFIVERFRDELGDWRVILHSPYGLRVHGPLALAVARRLRERYGIDEKPTASDDGIIVRLPDTEDTPPGAELFVFEADEIDPIVTDEVGGSALFAARFRECAARALLLPRRHPGKRSPLWHQRQRAAQLLDIARKYPDFPIVLETVRECLQDVYDVPMLRELMSRVAQRSIRILEVETPTPSPFAASLLFGYVGAFMYEGDSPLAERRAAALSLDSTLLAELLGRVELRELLDQRVIESTVAQLQHLAEDRKVRDAEGVADLLRMLGPLTEDEVAQRSTADDVNGWLEGLYAARRALTVSFAGAMWWVAIEDVGLLRDGVGIAVPVGVPASFTETVADPLGELLGRYARTRGPFTTRDAAERFGLGLRVAADVLGRMAADRRLVRGEFTVQDVEQWCDADVLKILRRRSLAALRAQVEPVSTTAYARFLPAWQQVGTEKSTGVDGLASVIDQLAGVPMPASAIEPLVFAQRVRNYQPAMLDELLASGEVTWSGAGSISSGDGWIAFHSAETAPLTLAAPVEIEFTDVHREIMATLGHGGAYFFRQLTDGAGVGDPTSTVKQALWELIWAGWVTGDTFAPVRALLAGSGKRGGTHRQRQRPPRLSRYSVAHAQARTTDATVAGRWSALPPPELDSTIRTHFTAELLLNRYGVLTKGSAEGVPGGFAMLYKVLTAFEDVGRCQRGYFVESLGGAQFAVASTVDRLRTYLDGVDQQRRDYHAVVLAASDPANPYGAALPWPTEAETGHRPGRKAGALVVLVDGELTWFLERGGRSLLSFTIDAEAHAAAGVALVELVGSGRLQALLVERINGVPVLDPGAGPDHAAVHDALTGSGFSRTPRGLRLR
- a CDS encoding SDR family oxidoreductase; this translates as MHITGSVAVVTGAGSGIGRAIATALAASGASVVAGDLAATGVEETAASIVDAGGAAVGVGADAATTEGIATLIACARERFGPVDVYVANAGIMGAPGLGDDEADWDAIIDVNLRAHVRAAKALVPEWLQRGAGHFVGVASAAGLLTQLGAAGYSVTKHAAVGFAEWLSITYGDKGIGVSCVCPMGVDTPLLNDVINAEDPTARMAGAAVAGAGEIIGPDRVAELTVQAIEDGRFLVLPHPAVLDMYRHKGSDYERWIAGMRRYQGTLG